The genomic interval GGGCTGGATCGGCGACGCGACCGCGCCACAGCGCGTGGGCGACGGCGACGATGCCGCCGGGACGGACGATGCGCAGGGCGTGCTCGACATAGTCGAGCACGGAGCCCGGGTCGGCATCCACGAGCACGAGGTCGTAGGCGGAGTCGTTCATGCGCGGGAGCACATCCACGGCCCGCCCTGCGATGAGGCGCGCGCGGGATGCCGCGATGCCCGCGTCCAGATACGCCTGGCGTGCGCGATTCTGGTGGTCGATCTCGACGTCGATCGAGGTGAGGGTGGCCTTCGGGGCGCCCTGCAGAAGCCAGAGCCCGCTGACGCCCGCGCCGGTGCCGATCTCGAGGATGCTGCGTGCGCCGCTCGCCGCGGCGAGCACCGCAAGCTGCGCGCCGACCGCGGGGGAGACCGGGTCGATGCCCAGCTCCAGCGAGTGCTGGCGGGCCAGCTGGGTCGCCGGAGGTTCCACCGGGAACTCCTCGGCGTACTTCCAGCTCAATTCCTTATCGGTCACGCGTTGCCTCCGGTCCCAGCGTACGGCCGCATCACTGCTGAGACCGATATCCTGGGCGGGTGTCCTTCGGTTTGACCTTCGACAAGGTGCTCATCATCCTGGTGATCGCCGTCTTCCTGGTCGGTCCGGACCGTCTCCCCGGCTACGCCGCGCAGCTCGCGCGGCTCGTGAAGTCGCTTCGGCAGATGGCGAACGGCGCCAAGGATCGCATGCGCGAGGAGCTCGGGCCGGAGTTCGACGAGGTCGACTGGGCGAAGATGGATCCGCGCAAGTACGACCCTCGCCGCATCATCCGCGACGCACTCCTCGAGGAGGAGGCGGCGTCCGCGCCCGTCATCACGGGACCGGCGACGCCGAAGCGGAGTTCGGCGACGGCGTACGAGCTGCGGCAGCGTCGGCTCGGCAAGGGCGCGGTGCCGCCCTTCGACTCCGAAGCGACCTGAGCCTCCGCTCGCTGGCCGACCCGCGGGCATCCGGTACCCGCGCACCCGGCGGAGGGGTCGCAGATGACCATCTCCACGGCGTGTCGGCGGTCATGTGCGACCCCTCGGGGTTGGGCCGGGCGCGCGGTCTGGCGGGGAGGGCGGGTCAGCGCCAGCCGACGGCCTTGAGGGTCTTCAGCAGGAAGACCATGAGGCCCGTGAGCCGGCTGAACTCGTAGCCGGTGCGCGGCAGCTGCATGAGGCCCGTCGTCTCGCCGATCGTGGACGCCTCGACGAAGCGCTGCAGACCCTCGATTCCGTTGCGGCGACCGAGCCCTGACTGCTTGACGCCGCCCATCGGCGCATCCACCGATCCGAAGCTCGCGCGGTAGCCCTCGTTGATGTTCACGGATCCGGCGTGCAGTCGCGCAGCGACCTCGCGCGCGCGGCGACGCGAACCCGCCATGACGGATGCGTTGAGCCCGTACTCGGTGTCGTTGGCGCGCGCGATCGCCTGCTCGGCGGAGTCGACGATCTCGATCGCGACGAGAGGCCCGAAGGTCTCGCCGCGGTGGCACGCCATGTCGTCGGTGACGCCGGTGAGGACGGTGGGCTCGAGCATGAACGGCGCGAGGTCGGGTCGGTGGTGTCCGCCCGCGAGCACGGTCGCGCCCTTCGCGACCGCGTCCTCGAGGTGCGCGGTCACCCGCTCGAGCTGGGCGGCGCTCGCGAGCGAACCCACATCCGCGGTGAAGTCGAACGAGGTGCCGAGGGCGAGCCCCGCGACGCGATCGGCGAACGCGGGGATGAAACGATCCGCGACGCCCTGCTCGACGTAGATGCGCTCGATCGAGACGCACAGCTGACCGGCGGCCGAGAAGCACCCGTAGGCGGCATCGGCGGCGGCCTTCTCGGGGTTCACGTCGTCGAGCACGATCAGCGGGTTCTTGCCGCCGAGCTCCATCGACGCGCCGATGAGGCGGCCAGCGGCGCGCTGGGCGACGGTGCGGCCCGTCGCGGTGGAGCCGGTGAAGCAGACGTAGTCGGCCTCGTCGACGACGGCGGAGCCGACCTCGGCGCCGGGGCCGGTGACGACGGCCCAGAGCTCGGGCGGGAGGCCTGCATCGACGAAGGCCCGTCGTGCGAGCAGCACCGAGAGAGCCCCCTGGTCGTCGGCCTTCTGCAGCACGGCGTTGCCGGTGGCCAGGGCGGGGATGACATCCATCGAGGCGAGGGCGAGGGGGTAGTTCCAGGGCGTGATGACACCGACGAGACCCTTGGGGGCGACGCGCACCCGCGCGCGCATGAGGGCGGGAATGCCGGCACGACGTCCGCCTCCCGCGATGGCGCGGTGCGCGGTGCGGGCCGTGTAACGGGTGGTCGCGGCGGCGTTGAAGACCTCTTCGAAGGCCTGGCCGCGGGTCTTGCCCGTCTCCGACTGCACGGCATCCAGCAGCTGCTCGCGGCGTTCGAGCAGGAGGTCGTGGCCGCGCAGCAGAACGCGACGGCGGTGGGCGGGCCCGGCCGCCCACCAGGCCTCCTGCGCGTCGCGGGCGCGGCGGGCTGCCTGCTGCACCTCGTCGACCGTCGCGTGGGGGAGGCGGTAGAGCTCCCAGGCGGTGAACGGCGCGATCACCGAGACGGCATCGCCGGAGGATCCTGCGAGATCGCGAACGAGCTCGTCGGCGAGCGGGCGGGTCAGCATCGAGCCGGTCATGCGAAGAGTCTAAGTTGGACGCGCGTCCCACTTCACTGCCCCATACCGGGGGAGGGTGAAGCAGACAGGTTGTCGGCGATAGTCTGACGCCCATGACGACGACGTCACCTCGGATCCGCACGTCCACCATCGCCCGCTACGCGGTCGGATCGATCGGCACAGGAGGGTTCGGCACGCTGCCGGGCCTCGTGCTCGCGATCTATCTCACCGACACCCTCGGGGTCGCCGCCATCTGGGTGGGCCTCATCATCGGCGTCGCGAAGGTGTGGGACGTGCTCATCGATCCGGTGATCGGCGGGGCGAGCGATCGCAGCCGGGCGGCCTCCGGAACGCGCCGCCGCTTCATGCTCCTGGGCGCCGCACTGCTGCCGGTGTTCTTCGTGCTGACGTTCGCCGTCGCGCCGGGTGTCGGCCCCGTCGCGGCGGGCATCTGGGTGGGCGTCGCGTTCCTGCTCGCGGCGACCGCGTTCAGTCTCTTCCAGGTGCCCTACATCACGCTGCCCGCGGAGATCGTGCCCGACTACGACGGCCGCACGCGCCTGCTCTCGGCGCGCGTCGTGGTGCTCACGTTCGCGATCCTGCTCTTCGGTGCGGGCGGTCCTGAGCTGCGCGAGCTCTTCGGCGGATCGACACCCGAGGGGTACCTCGGGATGGCGATCGTCGCGGGTCTCCTGCTCGGGCTCGGCATGCTCGTCGCGTCGACCGCAGCCCCGCGCGAGCTCCCGACCGGCGCGCCCGCGCGCGTCTCGATCGCGGCGCACTACGCGGGAGGCATCGCAGCGCTGCGGCGCAGCCGCGCATTCCGCACGCTGCTCAGCACGTTCGCGCTGCAGGCGCTCGCCACGGGCATGATGCTCGCGGGTGCCGCGTATGTCGCCAAGTGGGTGCTCGGCGACGAGCGCGCCACGACGTTCCTGTTCCTCGCACTCATCGCGCCCGCGCTCGTGTGCGCACCCGTGTGGGCGAAAATCGCCCAGCGCACGGGCAAGGAGTGGGCGTTCGGGCTGGCGTCGGTGATGTTCGGCCTCGCTGCGCTGTCGCTCGTGCTCATGCTGTGGGCGCCAGGCCCGTGGATCTACGTGCCCGTCGGGGTGGCCGGTGCCGCGTATGCAGGCATGCAGACCCTGCCGATGGCGATGCTCCCGGATGTGATCTCGCACGATGCGCGGCACCACGGCGACGGCAGGGCGGGCGTGTTCGGCGGCGTGTGGACGGCGGGCGAGACAACCGGCATGGCGCTCGGCTCCGTTGTGCTCTCGCTCGTGCTCGCCACGACGGGCTACCAGGAGGCGGTGGCTGGCGCAGTCGTGTGGCAGGGGGATCTCGCGATCACAGGCATCGTGTTGAGCTTCAGCGTCATCCCCGCGATCATGATCGGCGCGAGCCTGCTGACGCTCGGTCGCTACCCGCTGCGTCGCATCGATATCGACGTCGAGGCGGATGCCGAAGACGCCGCTGCCGAGAACGCCGCGGATGCTGCGGCCGGAGACGCCCGATGATCGGGCCGCGCTCCCGCGACGAGGTGCTCGCCCGGCTCGCGGAGCTGCGCACCCTCGACCCGCCGACGCACGGCGGTCGGGTGCTGAGCTATGTGTACGACCCGGACACTGCAGAACTCGATGAGCTGGCCGCCGCGGCGATCCGTGCCGTGCAGCCCCTCAACGGTCTCGATCCGACGACATTCCGTTCGGTCGCGGTGCTCGAATCGGAGCTCGTGGGATTCGCGCGCCAGATGCTGCACGGCGATGATGACGCGGCCGGCTCGGTGACGACGGGCGGCACCGAGAGCTGCCTGCTCGCAGTGAAGGCCGCGCGTGACGCCTGGCGGGCGGCGCATCCGGAGGGCCGGGCGCGCCTCGTTGCCCCCGCCACCGTGCACGCTGCGTTCCACAAGGCGGCCGAGTACTTCGGCGTCATGCTCGACCTGGTGCCCACAGCCCCCGACGGCACGGTCGCGGCGGCGGATGTGGTGGCGTGCCTGGGCGACGATGTTGCGCTCGTGGTGCTGTCGGCTCCGAGCTACTCGACCGGCGCGCTCGACCCGATCGCCGAGGTAGCCGTCGAGACGGTGGCACGCGGCATCCGCCTGCACGTTGACGCGTGCTTCGGCGGTTTCGTGTTGCCGTTCTGGGAGGAAGCGGGTGGCGACCCGCTACCCCTGTGGGACTTCCGGGTCGACGGGGTCACGAGCATCAGCGCCGACGCGCACAAGTACGGTTACGCCCCGAAGGGCGCCTCGGTGTTGCTGCACCGCAGTCGAGCGCTTCAGCGCAGCCAGTTCTTCGCGACGACGCGCTGGCCCGGCTACCCGGTCGTGAACCCCACGCTGCTCGGCTCGAAGTCGGCCGCGCCGCTCGCGGCCGCGTGGGCGCTCGCCACCCACCTGGGCCATGCGGGCTTCGTCGAGCTGACCGCGCGGTGCGTGCGCGCCACACGCGAGCTGCGGGCCGCGATCGACCGCATCGAGGGACTCGTGGTCGTGGGCGACCCCGTGGGGCCGCTTCTCGCCATCGCCGCCGACACCGCACGCCCGCTCGAGCAGCAGGTCGACCCGCACCACTGGGCGGATGCCGTGCGCGGGCAGGGCTTCGTGCTGCAGCTGCAGCCGGCGACGCGCCCCGAGACGGGCGTGCGCATCCCCTCGACCACGCACCTCACCATCACGCCCGTCACCGAGCGCGTGCTGCCGGATCTCGTCGCCGCGCTTGAGGCCGGCGCGGATGCGGTGCGCGGCGTGCCCCACGTGGACGCGGCTCCGCTCCTCGCGGGGCTGCCGACGCTCGCCGCATCCGCCCTCGACCCCGAGACGGCATGGGGGCTGCTGCAGGGTTTCGGCATCGGGGGAGACGGGGGCCTGCCCGAGCAGCAGGCGCCGCTGCTTGCCCTCATCGAGGCGCTGCCTGCCGAGCTCGCGGAGCGCCTGCTCGTCGAGGTGATCGCGCGCGTCGCGGAGCCCGCTGCCGCGAGGTGATGGAGGAGCCCGGCAGAGCTGGGCGCGTCTGCGGCCGCCCGCCGAAGCGCCCCTGAGCGCGTGCGTGTTCGACTTCGCGCCGTGTGTTCTCGCGAAATAGGGCGACGCGCAGCTGTGCAAACGTCGTGGGACACC from Salinibacterium sp. ZJ70 carries:
- a CDS encoding O-methyltransferase; translation: MTDKELSWKYAEEFPVEPPATQLARQHSLELGIDPVSPAVGAQLAVLAAASGARSILEIGTGAGVSGLWLLQGAPKATLTSIDVEIDHQNRARQAYLDAGIAASRARLIAGRAVDVLPRMNDSAYDLVLVDADPGSVLDYVEHALRIVRPGGIVAVAHALWRGRVADPAQRDDTVADFRALLATIAESSAVVAALSTLGDGLLQIVKTAD
- a CDS encoding Sec-independent protein translocase TatB, with the translated sequence MSFGLTFDKVLIILVIAVFLVGPDRLPGYAAQLARLVKSLRQMANGAKDRMREELGPEFDEVDWAKMDPRKYDPRRIIRDALLEEEAASAPVITGPATPKRSSATAYELRQRRLGKGAVPPFDSEAT
- a CDS encoding succinic semialdehyde dehydrogenase — translated: MTGSMLTRPLADELVRDLAGSSGDAVSVIAPFTAWELYRLPHATVDEVQQAARRARDAQEAWWAAGPAHRRRVLLRGHDLLLERREQLLDAVQSETGKTRGQAFEEVFNAAATTRYTARTAHRAIAGGGRRAGIPALMRARVRVAPKGLVGVITPWNYPLALASMDVIPALATGNAVLQKADDQGALSVLLARRAFVDAGLPPELWAVVTGPGAEVGSAVVDEADYVCFTGSTATGRTVAQRAAGRLIGASMELGGKNPLIVLDDVNPEKAAADAAYGCFSAAGQLCVSIERIYVEQGVADRFIPAFADRVAGLALGTSFDFTADVGSLASAAQLERVTAHLEDAVAKGATVLAGGHHRPDLAPFMLEPTVLTGVTDDMACHRGETFGPLVAIEIVDSAEQAIARANDTEYGLNASVMAGSRRRAREVAARLHAGSVNINEGYRASFGSVDAPMGGVKQSGLGRRNGIEGLQRFVEASTIGETTGLMQLPRTGYEFSRLTGLMVFLLKTLKAVGWR
- a CDS encoding MFS transporter — protein: MTTTSPRIRTSTIARYAVGSIGTGGFGTLPGLVLAIYLTDTLGVAAIWVGLIIGVAKVWDVLIDPVIGGASDRSRAASGTRRRFMLLGAALLPVFFVLTFAVAPGVGPVAAGIWVGVAFLLAATAFSLFQVPYITLPAEIVPDYDGRTRLLSARVVVLTFAILLFGAGGPELRELFGGSTPEGYLGMAIVAGLLLGLGMLVASTAAPRELPTGAPARVSIAAHYAGGIAALRRSRAFRTLLSTFALQALATGMMLAGAAYVAKWVLGDERATTFLFLALIAPALVCAPVWAKIAQRTGKEWAFGLASVMFGLAALSLVLMLWAPGPWIYVPVGVAGAAYAGMQTLPMAMLPDVISHDARHHGDGRAGVFGGVWTAGETTGMALGSVVLSLVLATTGYQEAVAGAVVWQGDLAITGIVLSFSVIPAIMIGASLLTLGRYPLRRIDIDVEADAEDAAAENAADAAAGDAR
- a CDS encoding aminotransferase class V-fold PLP-dependent enzyme, with the translated sequence MIGPRSRDEVLARLAELRTLDPPTHGGRVLSYVYDPDTAELDELAAAAIRAVQPLNGLDPTTFRSVAVLESELVGFARQMLHGDDDAAGSVTTGGTESCLLAVKAARDAWRAAHPEGRARLVAPATVHAAFHKAAEYFGVMLDLVPTAPDGTVAAADVVACLGDDVALVVLSAPSYSTGALDPIAEVAVETVARGIRLHVDACFGGFVLPFWEEAGGDPLPLWDFRVDGVTSISADAHKYGYAPKGASVLLHRSRALQRSQFFATTRWPGYPVVNPTLLGSKSAAPLAAAWALATHLGHAGFVELTARCVRATRELRAAIDRIEGLVVVGDPVGPLLAIAADTARPLEQQVDPHHWADAVRGQGFVLQLQPATRPETGVRIPSTTHLTITPVTERVLPDLVAALEAGADAVRGVPHVDAAPLLAGLPTLAASALDPETAWGLLQGFGIGGDGGLPEQQAPLLALIEALPAELAERLLVEVIARVAEPAAAR